In Cololabis saira isolate AMF1-May2022 chromosome 10, fColSai1.1, whole genome shotgun sequence, a single window of DNA contains:
- the LOC133452648 gene encoding myomegalin-like isoform X1 has protein sequence MLDLKMKETCRICGRELCGNQRRWIFHPTAKLNLQVLLSYALGRELDRDGRGEFACSKCTFMLDRMYRFDTVIARVEALSIERLQRLLQEKHRLRQCVSGLYRKTNSEEGGVALTGTNEGNGDGMVDISGLTHAKYCALLQEDLVYSMYESWADDSLDCHHHHHHHCSAGPGSEATAVGSRRCVSSTPRKCRGCSYWRVADSDYEAVCKVPRKLARSISCGPSTRYSASVSGGSATGGAGDAERRNVDDSEEAPSSRTLVPGSQDRSRMSDSDRTLAGRVSSSPSVASLETGEEYTHPGTMTDGPLSPGEAIDDRMSDTLSEERMGTPHDRASTGSSLSLALCLLQSYAVYRPVRSIKGSKLPVLVQRGPSNGGSRLSFADPVLGMSYGSPDGEGENHMPTLELETPLIRLGGDQDWHLADVEDFLEDLFKEYPPPRPHQSLVEEQQSQLNQYECAAGQCVSELQKAQLQVQSLQAKIHEGEANNMKLQEKLNEMECELRSLRQAAQGQERTIQGLTESISTKDSEAQELYQLIEGQNSTLCKLQEMAHRNKLAQTKASVGVGDSLTLAQLQSELLAVQSSLFSLGLELEANQRTLRQSQRQGDDLLRFKDRLNSDLQEALQHREVTEKHNQDLCIALQKIRSELQAKEAALKEGEAEKNSAMHEKDRAIAQLKCSLQDKEQQLQEYLEMLDSTGSSKPRDALLEKLRERIKERDRALECSIDDKFHCLEELEGQVRRLQLALREKERDMERLRCIVSNNEETITSLDSLERGKEQELEQAAEAYRNIQWLKQQSDDKEKNTVREKDAIINQLQAALQARSQETQDLTAALVARVQAGPNEVVEELRARIALKDKLFQELMSDRNCQTNEHQAQVQDLLNTLSTKDQYLQDYSYRLSLVISERTGQLQELRRQLTQKEQDLCELRRDKESELGGEKQRLQSLLKEKEAFIKELIQAQEEAAQPFAKESEAEIKALKEELQLVLKKEMDAQKEISALHLSLAHQYSEEGVTKDSTDHLCVLEQLVSEYNELNDALRAEKRLYQNLQHLHSNDGSRSSKNIQGLHTELDSVQALRGQLEEVLSRTRSMALALEREAKRQPDFGELSTEEEGDDEEGSSDEFTDSIEEDDNNPAGRLVNPVQDYVKAQGDECGTGGAVFERVTQKAEIDQLEEAKRELEGELEEIRSQLESDGYTSMAEMRSALEMLQQENQILKENLGRSGALGLRTNTEQTLNQEEEEEEEEEEEEEEEEGSEGEDEDCENFPVLSGKRGPPSVGLSDEPGKRHCMRPHSLDLTSHQTQTFQGKGLAGGSTQVAELWQDIEEGLQKQTVRLRSDLAQSHQDNRELQERLMVSEATVQAQAEQLKDYRDLLTETSVQQASKQVQVDLQDLGYETCGRSENEAEREDTSSPEFDDLEMCTSLSHHDCEGVSTSWYTQDCSSSRDAFKMGDESASLQHLVQDLRSQLSHSHKVIRGLQLRVRSLSNTSDYASSLERTPRKVNWALETSSTPSGMEEDEGWMSDTQRNGSGSRPSRELQQLMDRVASLEAQLKSTRVESKGQAEEGKCATWPGKYNSLIQAQARELSHLRQRMREGQGVGHILTQHLGDTTKAFEELLRANDIDYYMGQSFREQLAQSSALAQRVIIKISGRERAESHDDKTGHELLALRLSKELQQKDKLIESLHTKLHQRNDTPSSCHALSETTDQSDRTSLVSDEYQTHEDLELCSDIDSREYQEEHRLQQQELASGPNVRPSLHPPPCPHGPLKTSSSCPNMLYSAPLGMTSGLAGALFSAPASSSPSVLSGPNVWGYEVPSDPRPRALSVIAVRPELDTLYKQMSEQRRGLAFPHEKTLLSLSPGVHSQHDNYTQLSHHAFQQYQLGGIPGGHSLPSDFGLAAGRPLWDVEHFGHPVGGCSGNQPGSGEAGVNLIEEHLREVRCLRQRLEESIRTNEGLRQQLEEKLASVGRDGGAPTNIYIQGLDTVTQLSNEIRVLKEENITLQSRLQASTDTSEEVVRLQEAVFTARARLKQAELEAEQWKEELRRLQAHSQEQGQQIHTLRQERQTGQEKTNRLQHEVSLLQQQLCESRELIHSLQSELHVYDRMCSGTNAKKGYLCEVGGLPVELGELLGELRSLRAQLQSNVQENSALKQLELHKQLEQKLGSPRTPSLSALTASPQRENFYRRQLLHDPAPSPPVRDIGLFNCGSPGPPYSDLDDSHSTTNADPLDPHSELEGEAPDGSFANRNGRHAIGHVDDFSALQQQVLEGRSLVQRMEATLQACLSPPLLEGNHRENTKLILDYGCVKGLLSNTKTLRQILEEAMSLLKMFWRAALPSTDSSAQNLKKEQCMQEEILSLKLRMSEQDEVLKGTIQRLRSTSRTKESMEHFIVNQLSRTRDVLKKARTNLEKNERRLSSLSSSSSSPPCAAEDPRGAARERPAHCSVLRTGGTSRIVGAAANQRPATRKRSSQCLF, from the exons ATGCTTGATCTCAAGATGAAGGAGACGTGTCGTATCTGTGGACGGGAGCTCTGCGGTAACCAGCGGCGATGGATCTTCCACCCGACTGCCAAGCTGAACCTACAGGTGCTGCTGTCTTACGCCCTGGGCCGAGAGCTGGACCGAGACGGCAGGGGAGAGTTCGCCTGCTCCAAGTGCACCTTCATGCTGGACCGCATGTATCGCTTTGACACGGTCATCGCTCGTGTGGAGGCCCTGTCCATCGAAAGGTTGCAGCGGCTCTTGCAGGAGAAACACCGGCTGAGGCAGTGCGTCAGTGGCCTCTACAGGAAGACCAACTCAGAGGAGGGTGGTGTAGCTCTGACCGGAACTAACGAAGGCAACGGAGATGGGATGGTGGATATTTCAGGTCTCACTCATGCAAAGTACTGTGCCCTGCTGCAGGAGGATTTGGTGTACTCCATGTACGAGTCCTGGGCTGACGACAGCCTGGACtgccaccaccatcaccaccatcactgTTCTGCTGGTCCGGGGTCAGAGGCCACGGCTGTGGGCTCACGCCGCTGTGTGTCTAGCACTCCTAGGAAATGCCGGGGTTGTTCCTACTGGCGGGTGGCTGATTCCGACTATGAAGCTGTCTGTAAGGTGCCCAGGAAGTTAGCGCGGAGCATTTCCTGTGGGCCATCAACCAGATATTCAGCCAGCGTTAGTGGAGGGAGTGCGACTGGAGGAGCGGGGGACGCCGAGAGGAGAAATGTGGACGATTCAGAAGAAGCCCCTTCTTCTCGGACATTAGTTCCTGGATCTCAAGATCGTTCTAGAATGTCAGACAGCGATCGGACCCTGGCTGGGCGAGTGAGCTCCAGCCCTTCAGTTGCATCCCTGGAGACGGGTGAAGAATACACTCATCCTGGAACCATGACAGACGGGCCGCTGAGCCCCGGGGAGGCAATAGACGACCGCATGTCAGATACCCTGTCCGAGGAGCGCATGGGGACACCACACGACCGAGCCTCAACGGGATCCAGCCTATCTCTGGCCCTCTGTTTGCTGCAAAGCTATGCTGTCTACCGGCCAGTCCGGAGCATCAAGGGGAGCAAGCTGCCCGTCTTGGTCCAGCGTGGTCCCAGTAATGGAGGTTCAAGGCTGAGCTTCGCTGATCCCGTCCTGGGAATGTCTTATGGGAGCCCAGATGGAGAAGGAGAGAACCACATGCCGACGCTGGAGCTGGAGACCCCTTTGATCAGGCTGGGCGGAGATCAGGATTGGCATCTGGCTGACGTGGAGGATTTCCTGGAAGATTTGTTCAAAGAGTATCCTCCTCCACGTCCCCATCAG AGCCTTGTTGAAGAGCAGCAGAGTCAACTCAACCAGTACGAGTGTGCAGCCGGTCAGTGTGTGAGCGAGCTGCAGAAGGCCCAGCTCCAGGTGCAATCCCTGCAGGCTAAGATCCACGAAGGCGAGGCCAACAACATG AAGCTGCAGGAGAAGCTGAACGAGATGGAGTGTGAGCTGCGTTCACTCCGCCAGGCTGCCCAAGGTCAGGAAAGAACCATTCAGGGCCTCACTGAGTCCATCAGCACCAAAGACAGCGAG GCCCAGGAGCTGTACCAGCTGATCGAAGGGCAAAACAGCACTCTGTGTAAGCTGCAAGAAATGGCCCATCGCAACAAGCTTGCTCAAACCAAG GCTTCAGTGGGGGTGGGTGACTCCTTGACTCTGGCCCAGCTGCAGAGCGAGCTGCTGGCAGTGCAGAGCTCCCTGTTCTCTCTGGGTCTGGAGCTGGAGGCCAATCAGAGGACTCTGAGACAAAGCCAGAGGCAAGGAGACGACCTGTTGAGATTCAAGGACAGACTCAACTCTGATCTACAGGAGGCACTGCAGCACAGGGAGGTCACAGAGAAACACAATCAG GACCTGTGCATTGCCCTTCAGAAGATTCGCTCTGAGCTCCAGGCTAAAGAAGCAGCTTTGAAGGAGGGTGAAGCAGAGAAGAATTCAGCGATGCATGAGAAAGACAGGGCCATTGCACAGCTGAAATGTTCCCTGCAAGACAAGGAGCAACAGCTGCAG GAGTACCTGGAGATGCTGGACTCGACAGGAAGCTCCAAACCAAGAGATGCCTTACTGGAGAAGTTAAGGGAGCGGATTAAAGAAAGAGACAGAGCTCTTGag TGCTCCATTGATGACAAGTTCCACTGTCTGGAGGAACTTGAGGGTCAGGTGAGGAGACTACAGCTGGCCCTCAGAGAGAAGGAGCGAGACATGGAGAGACTCCGCTGCATCGTATCCAACAACGAGGAGACCATCACG AGTCTAGATTCGCTGGAGCGGGGTAAAGAGCAGGAGTTGGAGCAGGCGGCCGAGGCCTACAGGAACATCCAGTGGTTGAAGCAGCAGAGCGACGACAAGGAGAAAAACACTGTGAGAGAGAAAGATGCCATCATAAACCAGCTACAGGCCGCTCTGCAGGCACGCAGCCAGGAGACGCag GATCTGACGGCTGCACTTGTTGCCAGAGTCCAGGCTGGTCCCAACGAAGTGGTAGAGGAACTGAGGGCTCGGATAGCTCTGAAAGACAAGCTCTTCCAAGAGCTGATGTCAGACCGCAACTGCCAGACGAATGAGCATCAAGCACAGGTCCAAGATCTGCTCAACACTCTCAGCACCAAAGACCAGTACCTGCAG GACTACTCCTACAGGCTATCCTTAGTAATCAGTGAGCGGACAGGCCAGCTGCAGGAGCTCCGCAGACAGCTGACACAAAAGGAACAAGATCTGTGCGAGCTGAGACGGGACAAGGAGAGCGAGTTGGGAGGCGAGAAGCAGCGTCTGCAGAGTCTGCTCAAAGAGAAGGAGGCTTTTATCAAG GAGCTGATTCAAGCGCAGGAAGAAGCTGCACAGCCGTTTGCAAAGGAAAGCGAGGCAGAGATTAAGGCTCtgaaagaggagttgcagctgGTGCTCAAGAAGGAGATGGATGCTCAG AAGGAAATCTCAGCTCTGCATTTGTCTCTGGCTCACCAGTATTCGGAGGAAGGCGTCACAAAAGACAGCACCGATCACCTA TGTGTGCTGGAGCAGCTGGTGTCTGAGTACAACGAGCTGAACGATGCCCTGAGGGCAGAGAAGAGACTGTACCAGAACCTGCAGCATCTTCACAGCAATGACGG cagcAGAAGCTCAAAAAATATTCAGGGCCTCCACACTGAGCTAGATTCTGTGCAGGCGCTCCGTGGACAGCTGGAGGAGGTCCTGTCCAGGACACGCAGCATGGCCCTGGCGCTGGAAAGGGAAGCTAAAAGGCAGCCTGACTTTGGAG AGCTCAGCACAGAAGAGGAAGGAGATGATGAAGAAGGCAGCAGTGATGAGTTCACAGACAGCATCGAGGAGGATGATAATAATCCTGCTGGGAGACTTGTTAACCCTGTTCAG GATTATGTGAAAGCTCAAGGAGATGAATGTGGGACTGGAGGTGCAGTATTTGAGAGAGTCACCCAGAAAGCTGAAATAGATCAGCTTGAAGAAGCAAAGAGAGAGCTAGAAGGTGAACTTGAAGAGATACGCTCACAACTGGAAAGTGATGGATACACCTCTATGGCTGAGATGAG GAGTGCCCTGGAGATGTTGCAGCAAGAGAACCAGATATTGAAAGAAAACCTGGGAAGATCTGGAGCATTGGGGCTGAGGACAAATACAGAGCAGACTCTGAaccaagaggaggaggaggaggaagaggaagaggaagaggaagaggaggaggagggcagtGAGGGAGAGGATGAAGATTGTGAAAACTTTCCAGTGTTGTCGGGGAAGCGAGGTCCTCCTTCAGTTGGTTTGAGCGACGAGCCGGGGAAGAGGCACTGCATGAGACCGCACTCCCTGGACCTGACATCCCACCAAACTCAGACG TTTCAGGGTAAGGGTCTGGCTGGTGGCAGCACTCAGGTGGCAGAGCTCTGGCAGGATATAGAGGAGGGTCTCCAAAAGCAGACAGTCCGCCTGCGCTCCGACCTGGCTCAGAGCCACCAAGACAACAGGGAGCTCCAGGAGAGGCTGATGGTGTCTGAAGCCACCGTTCAGGCTCAGGCGGAGCAGCTGAAGGACTACAGAGATCTGCTCA CAGAGACATCGGTCCAGCAGGCCAGTAAGCAGGTGCAggtggacctgcaggacctgggtTATGAGACCTGCGGCCGGAGCGAGAATGAGGCCGAGAGAGAAGACACCAGCAGCCCAG AGTTTGATGACCTGGAGATGTGTACATCGCTGTCCCATCATGACTGTGAAGGCGTGAGCACAAGCTGGTACACTCAagactgcagcagcagcagagatgcCTTTAAAATGGGGGATGAGTCAGCTTCTCTCCAGCACCTCGTTCAGGATCTGCGCTCACAGTTATCCCACTCCCACAAAGTGATCCGTGGACTCCAGCTGCGAGTCCGCTCCCTGTCTAACACCAGCGACTATGCCTCCAGCCTGGAGCGCACTCCGCGCAAG GTTAACTGGGCGCTTGAGACATCATCAACCCCCAGCGGTATGGAAGAGGATGAAGGCTGGATGTCTGACACCCAGAGAAATGGCTCCGGCtccaggcccagcagggagcTGCAACAGCTGATGGATCGAGTTGCATCGCTGGAGGCTCAGCTGAAGAGCACCAGGGTGGAGAGCAAAGGCCAAGCAGAAGAAGGGAAATGTGCCACCTGGCCTGG GAAGTACAACTCTCTGATCCAGGCACAAGCTCGCGAGCTATCCCACCTGAGGCAGAGGATGAGAGAGGGACAGGGAGTCGGCCACATCCTGACCCAACACCTGGGAGATACTACCAAG GCTTTTGAAGAGCTCCTGCGGGCCAACGATATTGATTACTACATGGGTCAGAGCTTTAGAGAGCAGCTGGCTCAGAGCTCTGCTCTGGCACAAAGAGTTATCATCAAGATCAGTGGAC GAGAGCGTGCAGAGAGCCATGATGACAAGACAGGCCATGAGCTGCTCGCCTTAAG GCTGAGCAaggagctgcagcagaaagaTAAACTCATCGAGTCGCTCCACACCAAGCTGCATCAACGCAACGACACCCCGTCCAGCTGCCACGCCCTCTCTGAGACCACCGACCAGTCGGACAGGACCTCCTTGGTGTCTGACGAGTACCAGACCCACGAGGACTTGGAGCTGTGCTCGGACATCGACTCCAGGGAATATCAGGAAGAGCACCGGCTGCAGCAACAGGAACTCGCATCAGGACCAAATG TCCGCCCATCTCTTCATCCCCCTCCCTGTCCTCATGGTCCCCTCAAGACCTCCAGCAGCTGTCCCAACATGCTTTACTCAGCTCCTCTTGGTATGACCAGTGGATTAGCTGGAG CCCTTTTCAGTGCCCCTGCCTCTTCCTCCCCCTCTGTCCTCTCTGGCCCTAATGTCTGGGGTTATGAAGTCCCTTCTGACCCCCGGCCCAGGGCCCTGTCTGTGATCGCTGTTCGCCCCGAGCTGGACACGCTGTACAAACAGATGAGTGAGCAGCGCAGGG GACTTGCATTCCCCCATGAGAAGACGCTGCTCAGTCTTTCGCCAGGAGTCCACAGCCAGCACGACAACTACACCCAGCTATCCCATCATGCATTTCAGCAGTACCAGCTGGGAGGCATCCCAGGGGGTCACTCACTGCCGTCTGACTTTGGTCTAGCGGCGGGGAGACCTCTGTGGGATGTGGAACACTTTGGTCATCCAGTTGGAGGCTGTTCTGGTAACCAGCCAGGAAGCGGCGAAGCAG GTGTAAATTTGATAGAGGAGCACCTGCGGGAGGTGAGGTGTCTCCGTCAGCGTTTGGAGGAGTCTATCAGGACAAATGAGGGACTCCGAcagcagctggaggagaagctggCCTCTGTTGGGCGTGATGGAG gaGCACCAACAAATATTTATATTCAAGGATTGGACACAGTCACTCAACTGTCCAATGAAATAAGGGTCCTGAAAGAGGAAAATATCACTCTACAGTCACGCCTTCAGGCCAGCACAG ACACAAGTGAGGAGGTGGTGCGGTTGCAGGAGGCCGTGTTCACCGCACGCGCCCGTCTGAAACAAGCAGAGCTGGAGGCCGAGCAGTGGAAGGAGGAGCTCAGACGGCTGCAGGCCCACAGTCAGGAGCAGGGCCAGCAGATTCACACCTTACGGCAGGAACGACAGACCGGCCAGGAGAAAACTAACAG GCTACAGCACGAGGTgtctctgctgcagcagcagctgtgtgAGAGCAGGGAGCTCATCCACTCCCTGCAGAGCGAGCTTCATGTTTATGATCGAATGTGCTCGGGCACAAATGCTAAAAAAG GTTACCTGTGTGAGGTTGGAGGTCTTCCAGTGGAGCTGGGGGAGCTGCTTGGGGAGCTCCGAAGTCTGCGGGCCCAGCTGCAGAGCAACGTGCAGGAGAACAGTGCCCTCAAACAGCTTGAGCTCCAcaagcagctggaacagaagttAGGGTCTCCCCGGACTCCGTCTCTCTCTGCTCTCACTGCCAGCCCTCAGAGAGAAAACTTCTACAGACGACAGCTGCTTCATG ACCCTGCTCCGTCTCCACCGGTCAGGGACATTGGTCTGTTTAACTGTGGATCTCCTGGTCCCCCCTACTCAGACCTGGACGACAGCCATAGCACAACCAATG CAGATCCTCTTGATCCGCACTCTGAGTTGGAGGGGGAGGCACCTGACGGATCATTCGCCAACCGTAACGGTCGCCACGCTATCGGTCACGTGGACGACTTCAGCGCCCTGCAACAGCAAGTCCTAGAGGGCCGGAGTCTTGTCCAGCGGATGGAGGCGACCCTGCAGGCCTGCCTCAGCCCGCCGCTGCTGGAGGGCAACCACAGAGAGAACACTAAGCTG ATTCTGGACTACGGCTGTGTAAAGGGTCTTCTGTCCAACACGAAGACACTAAGGCAGATCTTAGAGGAGGCGATGTCACTGCTCAAGATGTTCTGGAGAGCAGCTCTCCCCAGCACGGATTCTTCCGCTCAAAATCTAAAGAAG gaGCAGTGCATGCAGGAGGAGATCTTGTCTCTGAAGCTGCGCATGTCAGAGCAGGACGAGGTTCTTAAAGGGACGATACAAAGACTGAGAAGCACCAGCCGCACTAAAGAGAGCATGGAGCACTTCATAGTCAACCAGT tatCAAGGACCCGTGACGTACTGAAAAAAGCGAGGACAAATTTAGAG AAGAATGAGCGGAGACTTTCATCTCTaagctcttcctcttcttctcctccttgtgCTG